The DNA region TTTGATGCATCATAGGGCACCTGTCTTTCCAGCATATCGCCGCACATGATGGTAACGCCGTTTTCGGTAACAACGTCCTCGAAGAGCTTTGAGCCTTCAACGTTACCGCCTGTTGAAACAGCCATATCCACGACCACAGCGCCCTTCTTCATACGGTCAAGAACGTCCTTGCCGATAAGGCGGGGAGCCTTTCTACCGAATACCTTAGCGGTAGTTATAACGATATCGCTTCTTTCGCATACCTTAGCCTGAGCTTCCTGCTGTTTAGCTATCTGCTCGGGGGTAAGTTCCTTAGCGTAGCCCTGATCGGTCTGTCCCATTTCACCCAGGTCTATCTTTACGAAAGATGCTCCCAGGGATTTTACCTGTTCTTCAACAACGGGACGAGTATCGAAAGCGTCAACTCTAGCACCGAGACGCTTAGCTGTTGCGATAGCCTGAAGACCTGCAACGCCGACACCGATGATGAACACTCTTGCGGGCTGGATAGTACCTGAAGGTGTTACCATCATAGGCAGTATCTTAGGCAGTTTAGCAGCTGCGTTAACTACAGCTGTATAACCTGCAAGGGAGGTCTGTGAGGACTGTACATCCATTTTCTGGGCGAGGGTAGTTCTGGGGATCATTTCCAGAGAAACTGCCTGTACGCCTGATTTTGCGAATTCGTTAAGGAGTTCCTTCTCATTGAAGGGATCGAGGTAACTGAGGTGGAGAGCACCGGAGGGTACGCCCTGTATGCTTTCGGGCTTCATTATCCTCAAAATAATTTCGCTGCCCTCGTATCCTGCTTCGTTTGAGGATACAAGAACAGCGCCTGCTTTCTCATATGCCTCGTCATTGAAGCCGCTTTTTTCTCCCGCTCCGCGGGTCACTTTTACTTCGTAGCCCATCGATATGAGCCGCTTGATGTCATCGGGGATCAGCGCTACACGCGTCTCTCTCGGGTCTGTCTCTCGGCAGACTAGTATTTTCTTCATGATAAAACTCCTTTCAATAAATAAAAAACTATTTTCAATATACCATATTTCCCCCGAAATGTAAAGATTATGGTGCGGAAAATTTTTTTAATAAATTGTGTGAGTCAGACGGAAGAGTATCAAGTTATACTGCGCTGTTTTTCGTGATGAAAAACAAGGTATTAATAATGTGTATTTTGGAATGCGGTTTTGGCTAAATTCACAAAAATAATGTGCGGCTATTGTAAAATATGCGGGAGTGTGATATACTGTTAAAGTATATGTGTATGCCTTTGGCAACAGATAAACGGAGGATAGAAAATGAGTTTGAAGCATAGGTCTATATGTTTGATGCTTGCCGCTGCGATGTGTATCTCGATGGGCGGCTGCAGTGATAAAAGTGTCGGTGAGGGCAAGACGAAGATCAGCACTTCCGCAACAAATAAAAAGTCCGATAAAACGGACATAAATGTTCCCGATGAGCCCGACCCCGACGAACTAGGCAAGCAGCTTCAGGGCGTTGGTAAGGAGGTCGACTATTCGGCCCAGCTTGAACAGATAAGTGAGCAGACGGACGCTTTTCTTGATGCGGTGAAAGCGGGCGATATCAACACTTTATGCGATCTTCTTGAACCGTCAAGCGCTTACTATAAGTTTTTTGACCGCCACAGAAAATCGGCACAGCTCAGCAAAATAATGCAGACAGTTTTTGCGGATATGGTGTGGACGCACTGGGCGGAGACCGATATGAACAATAAAAACTGGCTGCAAAACACTTATTCCGAGCATGGACAGTATACCCGCAGCTATGTTTGTGCGGGCATCAAGGAGATGCTTTTTTACGATGAGTATTTTCTTCTGAATTTCAGCAAGGGCGATTCGGTCAATGCTAAGTTCCGCATTGAAAACGAAGAAGACTGCTATTCGTGGCTCACGAAAACTATTGATATGATGCCCCTTTTGAAAAATAACTGGTCATTAAAATGTACACTTCCCGACAATGACGGCAAGGTGCTTTTCAATATCGACGAGGATTTCATTTTCGATTACACGGCGCTGACTTCCCTTGATGAGGTCAAGGACGAAAATATGCCCCAGACCTACGTGAACAATATCGTTACGGCAAGGGGAACTATCGAGGACGAGAACGCGACTTTCGACAACAGTCCCGAACTTCGCGAGAGCGTTGCACAGATGATAAAGGAAAAGCGTTTCGAGGACGCATGGAAAGCGCTGAAAGATCTGGACGATGATGGTTTTTTTGCGGATAAGAAGACTTACAGCGACCTCGATAAGGACGCAAAAAAGCGTGTGAAGAAGTTCCTGGAGGAACACACATATTCCGTGGTATGCGACCATTCTACGCAGGTTTATGACGCTTCAAGGCGCAGACACATCTTCACACAGATATACTACGATGCTATCCCTGCTGAAAATGAGGATGAGATAGCTGACTGGCTGGAGAAAAACAATATAAAAGAGGGCGGAGAGGCTGTATTCTTTGATATAACCAATGATAACAGGCTTGCCACCGCTCTGGGCGGATATTTTGATATAATAGCTAAACTGGGATAATTTTCGGACAGGAGGTCATCGGTATGAAGCTTATGAAAATAAGCAAGGTAAACAGTCTTGTTGTAAATCTTCTGCACAGCGCTTCATATGCGATGGTCTGCGGTTATATAATTATGGTAGCGGTATGGCTGATAAATGGCATGGGTATCTCGCTGATGGAGTGCTTCAACATATGGGTTATTGTGATGGTTTCACTTTTCTGCCTGTTTGGGACTGTTTCAGCGTGGATAGATGTTATGAAGCATATCGAACTTGATGAGCTGGCAAAGCATAGGCTGACCAAGGGGTATGATGACGAATATTTCAGAAAGCTGGCTGAATTTTCCCATGCAACAAACAGCGGCAGCGGAAAGCTTTTTATGGCTTCGATGTACTTGGAAGGCGGACGTTTTGCTGATTGTCGTGCGATGCTGAAAGAACTGGATTTTGCTGAACTCAGCAGCAAAGAACAGGAGGAGTACTTCAACATCTGCCTGTATTCCGCCGTACTTGAGGGAAATACCGAGCTGGCCAATGACATATACCGCAAGGCGCGGCATTACTTTGACCGTGCGGTGATGGGAAAGCACAGCGGGTTCATACTTCATACACTTGGTATGCTCTGCCTGCTGAATGGCAGGACGGAAAATGCTTACAGGCTTTTTCAGTCGGCTATGCGGCAGAATGATGAGGGCCTGCAGTGCGAGTGCTGCATAGGGCTGGGAAAAGTCTATCTGCAAAGCGGTGACAGGGCTTCTGCCAAGGATATGTGCTTTGCGGCGGCTGAACTTGTGGAGACAAGAGCACAGGCAGTGCGCCTGAAAGAGCTGATGATTGAAGTCGAGGAAGCTTACGGCAAGCGTCACACGGCTGATGATACTTTTAAGGAGACTACATAATGCTTACTAAATACGGTCATTTTATAACATTTCTCATTTCAATGGTTCCTATTGTCGAGCTGAGGGGCGCGATACCTTTCGGCGTGATGAAGTGCGAGGTGCCATGGCAGCAGGCGGTAATTATTTCCATGATAGGCAATATGCTGCCTGTACCTTTCATATTCTTTTTCGCGAGAAAGATACTGGAATGGGGCAAGGATAAGCCTGTTATCGGCAAGTTCTTCACATGGTGTCTTGAGAAGGGACATCACGGCGGTGAAAAGCTGAAAGCAAAGGCAGGCGACAAGGGAATGTTCTGGGCACTGCTGCTTTTCGTGGGAATACCTCTCCCGGGTACGGGTGCATGGACCGGTACACTTGCGGCAAGTATGCTGGACCTTGATTTCAAGAAGAGCGTTATCGCTGTAATTTGTGGCGTTCTGCTGGCGGCTGCTATCATAACACTGCTGACTGTTATGGGCTTCAATATGTTTATCACAAAATAGCAGGGTCGAAATACATGAAAAATTGCGTAACAAGATGGTAAAATGACGTTCCTACAAAAATAAAAGATCAGAGGGTGGAAGAAATGGTATACAAAGACAGGGACATCTCTCCCGAAGCAAGAAAATTTTACAGGATGCTGAAAGCCAAGCCCGAACAGTTCCTTGGGTGCGAATGCATAACTTTCCTGCGTACATATATGGACGGCATGGTAACAGCCGACAGACTTTTCAACGGCACTAAGAATATCATAATACCCTACGGTTTCACGGATTTCATTGAGTGGTACTACGGAGATAATACCTGTCAGGACTGCTTTGAATGTGTGCTGAAAGCCGAGGGTGACGAAAAGAAAGCCCTCGATAAGTGGTTCAGCCTGCTGGACGAGTATCTGAAAGGGCTGGGATACGAGCCTATCAGCTAAATAATGCGTGTGATATGATGAAAATATAAAGG from Ruminococcus albus AD2013 includes:
- a CDS encoding tetratricopeptide repeat protein; its protein translation is MKLMKISKVNSLVVNLLHSASYAMVCGYIIMVAVWLINGMGISLMECFNIWVIVMVSLFCLFGTVSAWIDVMKHIELDELAKHRLTKGYDDEYFRKLAEFSHATNSGSGKLFMASMYLEGGRFADCRAMLKELDFAELSSKEQEEYFNICLYSAVLEGNTELANDIYRKARHYFDRAVMGKHSGFILHTLGMLCLLNGRTENAYRLFQSAMRQNDEGLQCECCIGLGKVYLQSGDRASAKDMCFAAAELVETRAQAVRLKELMIEVEEAYGKRHTADDTFKETT
- a CDS encoding COG2426 family protein, which gives rise to MLTKYGHFITFLISMVPIVELRGAIPFGVMKCEVPWQQAVIISMIGNMLPVPFIFFFARKILEWGKDKPVIGKFFTWCLEKGHHGGEKLKAKAGDKGMFWALLLFVGIPLPGTGAWTGTLAASMLDLDFKKSVIAVICGVLLAAAIITLLTVMGFNMFITK
- a CDS encoding NAD(P) transhydrogenase subunit alpha; this translates as MKKILVCRETDPRETRVALIPDDIKRLISMGYEVKVTRGAGEKSGFNDEAYEKAGAVLVSSNEAGYEGSEIILRIMKPESIQGVPSGALHLSYLDPFNEKELLNEFAKSGVQAVSLEMIPRTTLAQKMDVQSSQTSLAGYTAVVNAAAKLPKILPMMVTPSGTIQPARVFIIGVGVAGLQAIATAKRLGARVDAFDTRPVVEEQVKSLGASFVKIDLGEMGQTDQGYAKELTPEQIAKQQEAQAKVCERSDIVITTAKVFGRKAPRLIGKDVLDRMKKGAVVVDMAVSTGGNVEGSKLFEDVVTENGVTIMCGDMLERQVPYDASKMLSGNFYAFLTHFYDKESKELVVNLEDEIMRGCLLTQGGQIIHERFKNN